In the genome of Pristis pectinata isolate sPriPec2 chromosome 25, sPriPec2.1.pri, whole genome shotgun sequence, the window TCTAAACTTCTTGTCTCTAACTATGTGGCTTTTTTTTTCTCAGCCATTCTGTGATGGAAGCCACAGGTCCATCCCTTCGGCTCCAACCCCCCTGAGGTTTCGAGTGAAGGAAGGGAAGACGGTCTTCCTGTGTGGCTGCAAGCAGACCAAGGGAGCCCCGTACTGTGATGGCACTCACAAGGAGGACTGGGTCCAAGGTGCTGATCTCTATACAGTGCCTTCCATGGAATAG includes:
- the LOC127583025 gene encoding CDGSH iron-sulfur domain-containing protein 3, mitochondrial-like, with amino-acid sequence MTIPLALRLAHPAVRLQMRSCWYTTSPTPKRAVIAAKHPFKEDLEANKLYAWCACGHSQKQPFCDGSHRSIPSAPTPLRFRVKEGKTVFLCGCKQTKGAPYCDGTHKEDWVQGADLYTVPSME